The genomic DNA CAGACGGCAAATTCTTGGTAGCTGTCAAGGGGGCGCCTGATCAGCTCCTCAAGCGTGTTACTCAGATTGAAGACAATGGAAACATCCGTCCAATCACAGAGGCGGACAGAGAAACCATTTTGGCAACCAATAAGGACTTGGCCAAGCAAGCTCTTCGTGTCCTCATGATGGCCTACAAGTATGTCGATGCCATTCCAGAATTGGAATCAGATATTCTTGAAAGCGATCTGGTCTTCTCAGGTTTGGTCGGCATGATTGACCCAGAACGTCCAGAAGCTGCAGAAGCTGTCCGTGTTGCCAAAGAAGCGGGTATTCGCCCAATCATGATTACCGGTGACCACCAAGATACAGCTGAAGCCATTGCCAAACGTTTGGGCATCATTGAAGAAGGCGATGCCGAAGACCATGTCTTCACTGGTGCAGAACTTAATGAACTGTCTGATGAAGAATTCCAAAAAGTCTTCAAACAATATTCTGTATACGCCCGTGTATCTCCTGAGCACAAGGTTCGTATCGTAAAAGCTTGGCAGAACGAAGGTAAGGTTGTTGCCATGACAGGTGACGGTGTGAATGACGCGCCATCCCTCAAGACAGCCGACATCGGTATCGGTATGGGGATTACAGGTACAGAAGTTTCCAAAGGGGCTTCTGATATGGTCCTTGCGGATGACAACTTCGCAACCATCATCGTGGCGGTTGAGGAAGGTCGTAAGGTCTTCTCCAATATCCAAAAGACCATCCAATACCTCTTGTCAGCCAATACCGCCGAAGTCCTCTGTATCTTCCTTGCAACCCTCTTTGGTTGGGATGTCTTGGAGCCAGTTCATCTCCTCTGGATTAACCTGGTAACCGATACCCTTCCAGCCATTGCCCTTGGTGTCGAACCAGCTGAACCTGGTGTTATGCAGCACAAACCTCGTGGACGCAATTCTAGCTTCTTCTCAGGTGGTGTTCTTAGCTCTATCATCTACCAAGGTATTTTGCAAACAGCGCTTGTTCTGGGAGTCTATGGATATGCCCTGTTAAATCCTGAACACGCTGGTGATAATCACGCTATCCATGCAGACGCTTTGACTATGGCCTACTTGACCCTCGGTCTGATCCAGTTAGTACATGCCTTCAACGTGAAGTCTGTTTACCAATCCATCTTTACAGTTGGTCCATTCAAGAATAGACTCTTTAACTGGTCTATCGTGGCAGCCTTCCTGCTCCTGATGTCAACATTGGTGATTCCAGGATTTAACACCTTCTTCAAGGTTTCTATCCTGACTCCGACTCAATGGTTGGTAGCTGTCATCGGTTCAGGCCTCATGGTTGTCGTTGTGGAAATTGTTAAATTTGTTCAACGTAAAATGGGCTTGGATGAAAAGGCAATCTAAGTCAACCCTCAAGTGCTGAAGTTTATCAATTGCTAATAAAGACTTGGTTCTGTGAAAACAGACTAAGTCTTTTTGTATGTATCCATCAGGGGTAAAAGTTAATCAGGCAAATGTACATTAGGTAGATGTCATTGCTACTATGTATGGAAAGTAGAACTAACAGAATTTTGAACAATCAAAAGGCAAATAAATAAAAGTT from Streptococcus oriscaviae includes the following:
- a CDS encoding cation-translocating P-type ATPase, producing MSKEQKRDLFYTQDEEQVLSAMGSSKEGLSSQEASQRLAEYGRNELDEGEKRTLLMKFLDQFKDLMIIILIAAAILTVITEGSHGLTDAIIILAVVVLNAAFGVYQEGQAEAAIEALKSMSSPVARVLRDGHVVEVDSKELVPGDIVLLEAGDVVPADMRLLEANSLKIEEAALTGESVPVDKDLSKELAEDAPIGDRVNMAYQNSNVTYGRGLGVVTNTGMFTEVGHIAGMLANADETDTPLKQNLHQLSKVLTYAVLIIALITMAVSVFVRGEGILPALMTSVALAVAAIPEGLPAIVTVVLSLGTQVLAKRNSIIRKLPAVETLGSTEIIASDKTGTLTMNQMTVEKVYTNGQLLDAKESFDASNTTLRVMNFANDTKVDPSGKLIGDPTETALVQFGLDQNFDVRNALVNEPRVAELPFDSTRKLMSTVHQQADGKFLVAVKGAPDQLLKRVTQIEDNGNIRPITEADRETILATNKDLAKQALRVLMMAYKYVDAIPELESDILESDLVFSGLVGMIDPERPEAAEAVRVAKEAGIRPIMITGDHQDTAEAIAKRLGIIEEGDAEDHVFTGAELNELSDEEFQKVFKQYSVYARVSPEHKVRIVKAWQNEGKVVAMTGDGVNDAPSLKTADIGIGMGITGTEVSKGASDMVLADDNFATIIVAVEEGRKVFSNIQKTIQYLLSANTAEVLCIFLATLFGWDVLEPVHLLWINLVTDTLPAIALGVEPAEPGVMQHKPRGRNSSFFSGGVLSSIIYQGILQTALVLGVYGYALLNPEHAGDNHAIHADALTMAYLTLGLIQLVHAFNVKSVYQSIFTVGPFKNRLFNWSIVAAFLLLMSTLVIPGFNTFFKVSILTPTQWLVAVIGSGLMVVVVEIVKFVQRKMGLDEKAI